CTACAGTTCTCCACGCCCCACCTTGCCCTATATGGCACGTCGCCGGCGTATGATCACCTACGAGTCTTTGGCTGCAAGTGTTATCCAAACCTGTCCGCCACCGCTCCCCATAAACTCGCTCCTAGGTCTGCCTTGTGCGTCTTCCTAGGCTATTCCGCTCACCACAAAGGATACCGCTGCCTTGACCTCTCCACCAATAGAGCCATCATCTCCCGGCATGTCATCTTTGATGAAATGGCCTTCCCCTTTGCTGAGCGCAATGGTCCTAGTATTCCGGTGGACTTTGATTTTCTTGATGCTACTGATGTTGTGCCCGCTCCTATTGGACCGTTGCACAAGTTTTTGTCTGCAGGAACACCATCCAGCACCTCAGACATCACCAGTGCCCctgccggtccctctgagactaTGCCTGGGGTGCCCCCGATGCCTCCAGTGGCTGCTACTAGTCCCCCAGCGGACACTGCTGATCCCCCGGCGCCCGCGCTCTACATCCCGCCTGCACTGTGGACGCCAGGGACACCTCCCGTGCCACGCGTGGCTCAGGACACACCCAGCACGACTAGAGGAGCTCCACCTCGCCAGCTGTACATCCCGCCAACGCTTCGCGTGAGCTCGCAGTCTCCAACACTGACCGCGGGCTCCACAACGCTGGTGTCACCTCCTCAGGCACCCCACAGGCCACCTCCCGGGTTCCCACCTCTTCGTCTAGACCGCGCCTTCGCCTACCACTACACGCGCCGGCCTCGACCACAATATGCTCCAACTGCTCCTGTCACCGTCGCCCAGGCTGCACCTGCACCAGCCGCCCAAGCTGTGCCTGCACCAGCCACGCCTCTCCCACTGCCCAAAGGGGTTGTTGCTGTCCCTCCTGTGACCAACCTGAACGCCATGGGCACACGTTCGAAGAGCGGTTTTTGGATGCCTGCTGCGTACAACGCTACGTCTATGTCACCGATACCGAAGACCTTCCGTAGCGCTCTTGCCGACCCCATGTGGCGAGCTGCAATGGAAGAGGAACACAGTGCCCTGCTGAAGAATCACACTTGGGATCTCGTGCCTCGACCCCCTCAGGCCAACGTCGTCACTGGCAAGTGGATCTTCAAGCACAAGTTTCAGTCTGATGGCTCCCTCGAAAGGCACAAGGCGCGCTGGGTTCTCCATGGCTTTACCCAGTGGCCTAGTGTGGACTTTGATGAGACATTCAGTCCCGTGGTGAAGCCTGCTACTGTTCGCACGGTGCTCTCCCTGGCTCTCTCTCGCCGCTGGCCCATCCACCAGCTTGATGTGaagaatgcctttcttcatggcaaCCTGACAGAGACAGTTTATTGTCAGCAGCCATCTGGGTTCGAAGATCCAGCTCATCCAGACTATGTTTGACACCTGAAGAAGTCACTATATGGCCTCAAGCAGGCCCCTCGTGCTTGGTACAGTCGCATGGCCACACACTTGCTGTCCCTTGGGTTTGCTGAAGCCAAGTCAGACACCTCGCTCTTCGTTTACCAGCGCGGATCAGACACAGCCTACCTGTtgctctatgttgatgacatcgtccTCACAGCCTCTTCCACCGACCTTCTTTGGCGGATCATCTCAGCCCTTCAGCGGGAGTTCGCTACGAAGAACCTTGGTGAACTGCATTACTTCCTCGGTATGCATGTTCAGCGTAGTGGTGATGGCCTTCTTCTTTCTCAGCGACAATATATGCTGGACATTCTTGATCGCGCCGGGATGGCAGAGTGTAAGCCGTGTTCCACTCTAGTTGACACCAATCCGAAGATTGCTACAGCAGATGGCACCCCTGTCTCTGACCCTTCAGACTTTCGCAGCCTCGCTGGAGCCTTACAGTACGTAACGTTCACCTGGCCGGATATTGCATATGCTGTGCAGCAAGTCTGTCTTCATATGCACGACCCTCGTGAGCCTCACCTTGCAGCTCTGAAGCGGATTCTGCGCTATGTTCGAGGCACTCTCCACCTTGGTCTCCTGCTGCGACTGTCTACTTCGGCTGATCTTGTCGTCTACACCGACGCTGATTGGGCTGGTTGTCCAAATACCCACAAGTTCACCTCGGGCTATGCTGTGTTTCTTGGAGACAATCTTGTCTCCTGGTCCTCCAAGAGCCAGAACATGGTGTCAAGATCCAGTGCTGAAGCCGAGTATCGCGCGGTGGCCAATGGAGTTGCTGAGGCCACCTGGCTGCGCTAGCTTCTTCTAGAGCTGCATGCCCCTCTCCGGCGCGCCACACTGGTGTATTGCGACAACATCAGTGCCGTCTACATGACCTCCAACCCGATACAGCATCAGCGAACCAAGCACATTGAGATTGATCTTCACTTCGTCCGGGAGTGAGTCACCATTGGTGATCttcatgttctgcatgttcccacTTCTTCACAATATGCGGATATCTTCACCAAAGGGCTGCCTTCTTCAGTGTTCACGGAGTTCAGGTCCAGTCTAAACGTGCAGAGTGGCTGACGATTCGACTGCGGGGGCGTGTTAGAATAGGCGCCTATGGGCCTCTAGGGATTATGGTAGATGATTATTGATtaggcaaggatcaccgttgattgggtgtttctataaacccttcctgatccttgcctatataatgTACTCCGTGTACCCATATCAATCTATCACAATTTCTCGAGACCTATTCGCTCTCACTCTGCCCAGTGGAACAGGGGTTGGGCCTGGAATTTTATAAAAATCCTATGCATATGGTTGTATAGGAATGTAGTTTCATGACTGTAGGCTTTGTAATCTGAGAGCTTGTAGTGGTAAACTCAGGCTCAATTGTAATATGTACAATGTGCTTTCATATTTGAAATATATATGGTTATACTGAATAGAAGCATGTTATATCAAATGCATATCACGTGGATGTTTTTTTTAATGCATACCTGCTGCGTGATGCAATTCATTGAAATGGATAAGCTCACTGTCTGCAATGACCTTTTATTCAATAAATATTTCTATATTTGAAATCGAACAGTGAGAATCTCTCAAACACAAATCATCTAGATGTTCCCTTTTGTGTAAAAAATCAAACTCTGTGTTGACAACACCAAAGCGTTGATGATTGAATGTTTCTGTGCCAAAATAATTTAAACAGAGTGCTATTAATTCAACCCGTATTTAAAAAGATACAATTCAGTGACCCAAAATGGCTACTCATTGAAGTGTAACTTTCTAGCAGATTTTGAcaatgtggcatcttgttcaacTCCAAGCAGAAGACCAGTAAGTCCGCCTTGGATGAAAGGAGCTGACATGTTTGAAGATGGCCCATACACATCATTTGCAAACATCGGCATAGTGGCATTAGCATGTCCGCCTTGGATAAACGGAGTAACCATGGTCGAAGATTGTCCATACGCTTCATTTTCAAACATTTGCATTCCACTGTTATTGCCAATGGTTCCAGCATGAAGGTCATGTGTACataaaatgaaaatttttatatcAATTGCTACTAGGTAAATAAAATATGAAAAAGAAATAATGAGCCCAAGTCATGTATTACGATCAATTGTCTTGGATCTCCACATTCATCTCTATTTTGTGCAACAGTTTTGAGATCTTGTCTGGTAGTCGGATCTGTAAGTAAGAAATAAAAAGAACTGCTATAGAAGTAGCCAAATGAGGGGGGGAAATAGAATGGCTAGGATCTCATTCGCATCACTTCATCAGTAAGCGAACAAGGAGAAAGATCAATTTTTAGTGAGTTTTTTGAATCGTGAAATGAAGAGTTGTAACAACCTGACCACAACTCTGATAGAAATTTGGTAATATAACCAAAAAAAAACTTGAAATAGGGAGGTTCAGGAGCAGAGTTTTATCCTCCTGATCGTGCAGGGGACCTGAGCCTGCTGAACAAAGGACTCGGCAGAAGGGGATGAAAAGTACATCTTGTGATCCGTTTGCAGCAATACACATCAGGAAAGTGACCATTCTCCAAACTGAACTTCCACTCATTTGCTGAAAATATCAAGAAAAGAAGACAAGGATGTTCTGTTTATAGCTTCAGCACAGAAATGGTGCAACCATGATTTTTTTTATGTGTCAGGAACTCAGGATCAAGGTATAGGTAAAATCAGCAACATCCTGCCATCACCCAGCAGAGATGAAGATGGTAACTACAAACAGTGTTTCCTTGCAAAGCCGTTCACTATAACTTCCACATAATGCTTTCAGCATTTTTAAGTTTCTGAAACTGAAATGTCATCTCAAACCGCATCCAGTCAGTGGGTCGCATCCAATCTAAACAATTCTCTGAAACTATCTTAACAAAAGATATCAAACAATTCTCATGCCACTGTATATATCAGGGGCAGCAATGCAAACGCTTTCTGTATCCGAAGAGATGAATTATGAAACTGTTAGAAGCTCCACTCCCGTACTCCTCTACGGTTCTGGCTCATCAAACTGTGGGTACTCTAACATCTCAGAAGCTGAATTGGCAAGGGAACAAGAAAAACAATGAGATAATTAGGGATCATATCATGGGTATTACAGCAGCGAGACCTAATCAAGAGTGGAAAGAATAGATAATAGTAGACAGTCAGCCCCAGATTGACAACTATTggctatttataagaaaaaacactATTGGCTATCAAGCAAAACAACTGAATGTATCCGAACTGGGGGAGATTATTGGAACAACTGAATTTCTGAACTGACCACCATGGTATGAAATGCAATTCTCACCAAACAAAGTAGACCATTACCTCAAGCACAACTTGAGTGAAGTGTTAAAAAAACAGAAAAATCAAGGAGAGGGTAGCACAGGCAGCAACTATGAAAAACTACAAAATTTCTCTGAACAACTGGGCTAAGGAACAGGCAAGTAACATTTCCTGTTGTCCGTATGACATTATGATCTACTCAAAGTCTATCATGCAAATATTTTTTACTGATCTCTTTGCATAACAAATTCAGAACAGTACAAAACAAAAGCAGAGTCTAGTTCTGAACTAGTTCTGCTGATCCCTCAAAAAAAAATCAGAGCTATAGAACTACCGTAAGCTATGGGCTATGTTGCATTGCAATCCACACTGGCATTACCGCTGAAAACATTAAACATCGCACATGCTGAAATCGTAAGAAGCACATAAAGTGCTGCACACTACTGCGAAAGTTGCACAGTTCTCACCTGGTGATCCGGTGGTGATCACGATGATGTCCATGGTATCTACGTTATTAGGCAGGTCTGTGATAAGCGGGATTACGAGCCCATACATGCCGGCCCGCACGCACAAGGTGATGTTCTCGTCATCCTGACGGGCCGCCACCTCGGTCCTCAGGTTGGACACGGAGTAGCCGTAGAAGCTGAATTCAGGCCAGTTGTCATGAATAATGCTCCCATCATCGCTCATCCGCACATGCTGGATCATCCGCCCCGGATACGGATGCACCTTGGCCCACCGCTTGAACAGGCCACGGCTTACATGAATCTGTTGCAATGGAACACTTGTGTTTAATACTGAACATGTCTGAAAACACATTGTACTGAGAAAGAAATATTCAGAGATAAAATTCTTTACAAATTTCTCATAAatatcagaaaaaaaaaatatatcattGTGAGACCAAGACCAAATCACTCAAACCCCTCTAGTACACATCATGACAAAGAACTCCAACGGTTGCTTCAACTAAGACTTGACACATATGAGTTCAGGACGTACTAACATGATCTGATGCAGATTAACGATGACACAGCAATTCGTGAAGTGACCACAATCTAGAACAGACAACAATTTCTGGATAAATGGTAGGAAATGGGAGGATTAATGTGATCAATAATTGCATCCTAAAGAACACCAAATGCAGAGGCTCGGGAATACAAGAAACCGTTACTAGAGCTTGCTAGGAGCGTGGGATACCGAATTAGAGCTTTCGAGAGACTGATCGCCCAAATTTCATCAGGAAGAATTAGCAGGTTCAGTCTTGTTTCGGAAGAAGTGAAGAGTTCTATTAAGTTCAGACTTTGGAAAGAACAAACGCAAGGATTGCGGCCAGGAGAATGCAATAATCAGATTGGGCAGCTGTTGTTGCGAAAAGCGACGCGAAGAAGAAACATCCATGCTTGGAAGGTGTCGCAAGAATCAAGTAACCCGTTCACGGGATGAACGCGAGCAGTTGAAAGGGGAAAGGACAGCGAACTCACCGGAGGTTGAGGTGGAGGCGGAAGGGGTAGCGGCTCCGGGCTCAGTGGGATGGCCTCGACCCTCCACTGCATCATCGTGGTCCGGCTGCCGTTCCTGGCATCGACGGTGACGACGTTGTTCCAGTAGCGGTGCCTGCCGTTGGCGCGGAGGCAGCGGTGGTCGTTGTGCAAGCGGACGTAGTTCTGGCCGGGTTCCACCCTATGGGGCATCCACACGAAGGGAGCCTCCAGGTGCGGCGAGTTGTAGTCGCGCTGGACGGCGCGGACGCCGCGGTGGCCCGGCGGCGCGTCCGGCCTGTACGACTGCGAGACGGCGAGGTACCGGCCGTAGGCGGCGCcctggaggaggaagaaggcgtcCCCTCCTTCGACGGGCCAGTGCTCCGCCTTCCACACCGCGTTCACGGACGGCGCGGCGCCGAGCGGGCGCAGCGAGACCCCGCGCGCGTCCTCGTCGGCGTGCACGTACTTGTCCCGCCCGCGGCTCCGCAGCCGCACGAAGCCCCCGTTCGGGAAGAGCTCCATCGTCGATCGCGGCGGACgccgggtggtggtggtggtggtgtggcgcGGCGACGGCGACTGCGACGAGGGACGACCGGCGGGCTGTTGCGTGGAGGGGATTGGGAAGGGGAAGGCGAGAGCAGAGCAGGTGTTCGTTGGAATGGAACGGGACGGTTGCGTTTGGGGGCGCCACGCCGAGGCGGAGGCGGGGCTTTTCAAGTTCTGGACTCGCAAGCGTAGGTCGGTTGCGCTAGTGTCTCCTTcgactgacgtgtggggccattGCTGGGCCCATACGAGGCGGCCAGCCCGCGGTCCCACTAATCCAGTCGCCAGCTGGCGAGTAGgcctcggctgctgctgcgaatTTTGGTGAGACCGACCCATGGCGACGGCATCATGAGCCCGGGCGTCAGGATCAGCAAGGAGAGCTACTTCACCCACCCGTGAGTTTCTGAAGCTGAAAGCCTGAAAGGACAATTCCTGAACTCTGAAACTGGTTCCGTGGCGCACTCCGATGGCTCGTCTcgcttggcgaacgcgaggcccCGTCCACTCTCCGATCCACCTCCACGGCAGAAGACATAGGGACGGCCGGACGGGTAAGACCCCAAGGGCAAGGCCGCCGAGGCATCGTGCTGGACTGCTGGACTGCTGGCCTGCACGGCGAGTCACTCAACACGACGCGACGGACGAGGCCATGGACGTCTACCACGAGATAGGACCGGATCGACGCACGCCGGCGTGCCAACACAGGCGGCGTACGCTGGGACTTCAACAGCGATGTGGTGACGTGTGACGCGTGATCTCCGGTATTCCTGTGGCTTCGACTGATCCAGCCGTCGAGATTGTTGTTGGGCCCGTTGCTTGTTTAGCAGTTCTGCAGAGACTGCAGATCAAGGGAACAGCAATGTAAGGGTTTACTGGTGGCAGCACTTTGTGCAGTTGACTGGCACATTTAGGAGGTGTATCgagaggatgttgcatggggtgtttggatactaataaaaaaacaaattacataatccgtcagtactccacgagacgattttttaagcctaattaatccgtcattagcatatgtttactgtagcaaaacattgtcaaatcatggactaattaggctcaaaagattcgtctcgcaaattagtcacaaactatataattagtttcgtaattagtctatatttaatactccatgcatgtgtccaaacattcgatgggacatcgactaaaatttaggaggggcaaccaaacaccccctagtgTTTTTAGAGGAGTTGTGTGAAACAGACGAACAGTCTCGGCACAATATTTTCGGGCGTGTTTGTTACCCTGGCCAAGGGTGGCCCGTCCTTCCCACCCCAGCCAGGCCAGCCCAAGGCAGGCCAAACTAGCGCAACTGCCCCTGTTTGTTTCTTTGGCCCATTTAGGAAGTGATTGGAGGTGGGAAGTTGTTTGTTTGCGTGGCTCAACTGGCAGATTTTTCCAATTACCATCAACTTCCCAAGTGGGAAggtgtttgtttgcctggacgGCTGCTGGTGCGCCAGCAACTGCCGGCAACCACCAGCAGCGGCAGCAACAGCCCTTGCAGCATCAATGAACAGCCCCAAATTGACAAGTTCAAACTCAACATTAACACCACAAGTATACCATTACATTAGCAGCTACCTAAGCCCCAAATTGTCAAGTTCAAACACAGATGAATATAACCAGTTCATAAGCTGAGCTTCATCCACAAGTAAACCACACAGACTAGCAGTAGAACAAGTAATATATTCTTGAGTGACAAAGATGGAGGAGGGGCTGGATTAGGAGAGGGCAAGTCATCAGCACCACACAAGAGATGGTTTGAGTTGTTTCTTGAGTTGAATGTAGCCTGGGCATCGGCATAGGAGTAGTACTTCTTATATGAATTACCAAGGAACCGATTCACCTAGTCATGGCACTCAGCCCAATTGGAGTAAACTCCATGCTTATGGCCATTGAAAACCACATACCATGGACTCATCTCAGATCTGCAAAATGGAAGTTGCCTCAGTTTACTTTAGAGATTAAAGAAAATGAGCAAAGTAATGTAAACATCATTGACAGCAGTGTATTACAGGCCTCAGTCATGTGGTTGATTATCACATACCACCATTTCACTTCCTGTGCCTTCTCCAGATGTTTAACCAAACTATAATTTGGTTTATGCAACAAGAGAAGACGCAAGAAGCAAAGTTTATGGCCTGCATCATAATCCAtccaacatggaacacatcattggCAAAGATCAATGTTGGCCTCAGATATATTGAAATTCATATATCATTGTTATAGAATCATAGGTGGCACTGATGAAGTCAGAAAAAGATCAAGGCAGCAAAGAATCAAGCACTGGGCAATAAAACTCAAGCACTGGACAATACAAACTCAAGCACTGGGCAATACAACTCAAGCACTGGACAATACAAACTCAAGCACTGGACAATACCAAAACGGagtgtttgtttgcctagacataGCAGTTAGCAGCCAACAAACA
The nucleotide sequence above comes from Miscanthus floridulus cultivar M001 chromosome 18, ASM1932011v1, whole genome shotgun sequence. Encoded proteins:
- the LOC136523451 gene encoding uncharacterized mitochondrial protein AtMg00810-like, which produces MATHLLSLGFAEAKSDTSLFVYQRGSDTAYLLLYVDDIVLTASSTDLLWRIISALQREFATKNLGELHYFLGMHVQRSGDGLLLSQRQYMLDILDRAGMAECKPCSTLVDTNPKIATADGTPVSDPSDFRSLAGALQYVTFTWPDIAYAVQQVCLHMHDPREPHLAALKRILRYVRGTLHLGLLLRLSTSADLVVYTDADWAGCPNTHKFTSGYAVFLGDNLVSWSSKSQNMVSRSSAEAEYRAVANGVAEATWLR
- the LOC136519735 gene encoding uncharacterized protein, giving the protein MELFPNGGFVRLRSRGRDKYVHADEDARGVSLRPLGAAPSVNAVWKAEHWPVEGGDAFFLLQGAAYGRYLAVSQSYRPDAPPGHRGVRAVQRDYNSPHLEAPFVWMPHRVEPGQNYVRLHNDHRCLRANGRHRYWNNVVTVDARNGSRTTMMQWRVEAIPLSPEPLPLPPPPQPPIHVSRGLFKRWAKVHPYPGRMIQHVRMSDDGSIIHDNWPEFSFYGYSVSNLRTEVAARQDDENITLCVRAGMYGLVIPLITDLPNNVDTMDIIVITTGSPASEMLEYPQFDEPEP